GTGCCCagttttatttattcaatttttctTCTTCTGATACATTTTTCTTGTTTCTTAAGCTGAGGAATTTTTCCAAAGGTTCATTACTGTACGTTTTGTTGACAGGCTGAAACAGAGACATAAACAGCACGCCAACGTAGACTGGCATGAAGAGACTCCTTTCAGCCACATCATCCATGACATGGAAACCATTGTAGGGCTTCAAATCCTACTTGCATTAGCATCCTTAGTAAAATGATGGAAATAAATTAAACCTTGCACTTCTATGGTTTAAAGAAATCATGCTGTGCCTTTCATGGACATGCAGGAAAGCTTTCTGAGAAGTTTAGTGTTACTTTGATGTCGAGTAATGAAAATACAAGATTGAATCAAAGGCAGAAAACTATGGTTACATGGTTGATCTCCTTAGCCAGGCTGATTTCATGGAAAATAAGAACTTGTAACAGAGATACATATATAAGCAGAACCTAATTTATTTTAAGCTTTTCTTTATTCTGGTAAGAATCTTCTAGTATACAGAGCTTGGGGTGATTGTGACCAAACAAATAATCAAcatttttttcccttttcctTCATTATCTTTCTCATATTCTCCACATTATCCAGCTTTCTTGTAGAAGTGTATATGTCTGATAACAACATATATGGCACAATCACTACCAATAAAGATTGTTTAGTTAAAAAAGCAATGTGTTCTGGCCTGTTCCTCATTGGATAGTTTGGTTCAGAATCTTATCTGGCAGATGGTTCACTCCATAGGAAGACCAAGGGTGCGATCTATGTTGATTGAGATGGCTAACAGATTCTTACAAGGCTTTAGAACTCTGGAGAATATATCATCTCTGATGTTATAAAATTCTGAAGAATGGTTAAAAAGGGAAGGATAGAACATTTGGGAAGGAAGAGAGTAAATTCTGGAAAGGTCTTAGACACAAGGTGGTGAGCAGAAATTTTGTGAAGTATATTTACATGACATATATAACCCCAGATAGAAATTGTTATTGATAAATGTTAGTACATACAATTGCAATTTCTGGAATAAGGCTGTACTGATCTCTAAAGAGGTGTTTTTCCTCCTCTTCTTTTATTTGAAGTTTCAGTACATGATAAACCAACTGAAATCAACAATGGCATTGACAAATTGCTTCAGCTTGTTGCACCTTTATGTCTTCATTTTGAAAACAGCCACAAATTATACCAGGTTATAATTCACAGATACCTCAGTTATGATTCAACTTTCACCCTTGAAATTAGGGGGATTAAAGCAAAAATTTCCCCGATCACAATATAAGATTCTCTTCTTTTGAACATGAGGGAAAAAAGGGACAGTTGCTGGAACTACAGTTTACAGACTTCATTGTAATGTTCTTTGCTGTTTCATTATCTTCTTGTCCCCTTTTATTTAGCCAGTGTTATACAAGTTTACTCGTGTAGCTGCTAGCTAATCAATACTTCTTTTAAATTACCATGGATATTTATAGTCTTCTCATCTTACCAGGAAAAATCTTGAACTTTTGAATGGTAACTTTGACAGTTTGGGATAAGATTTTGAATTTATGAATAATAGGTTTGTTTAATGCAAAACAACATACCTAGTGCTGCTAAACCAAACCGCTCGAACTGCTGTAATTCCTTGTATTCACACTATTGTGTTTATGCAATGTTCATCATTAGAATGATGGCTGGTCAAGTTAGAAGTTGACATCTGATTATCTATTTATATTTTACATCATATTTAGTTCAATATGACTGAACaggaaactatttaattaattcttaagtTGGTAGACCAATGATATTTTTAAAAGtctattattaatataatatttgtGAAGGTATTTAGTCATTATTTGATCCCTTTAGCATGTAAATGCCAGTAGTGATCAACATGTATCGCAATTTTATGTATGCCTTCTTTTTTCTGGTCTACAGAGGAGGGGGGATTCAAACTTGGAACATTGCATAAGTTGAGATGTTCTCCTACCAGGTTATGCCTGAGGATGCAATAAGTATTTATCACTTTATTGAAAATACTGTGCACTAAAAGATGCCCACTTAGAAAATATATCTGAAGAAACAagtgggctttttttttttttttttttgtctatttaTTGATGTTGAAATGTAGGCAGAAGCATAGAGGGAATAAAAGATATGaaactttcaaaattttttaGTCAACACTGAAATGATTACATTCATGAACTTCTTTTATTAAACTATATCCCCACCTTTAGATGGAGGAAAGATACAcgtattataatgaaataaaatgaaaCATATTGAAGAGCTAAGCATGAGGATTAATATTTTATAGGGACTTATTATTTGTATGATAAAATCTGAATTGGATCGTATGATTATCCGTTCACTTGTACTCCTGTATCATATGTTTCTCCAGCTTTCCAGTCTTGGGGTATGTTGTTGACAGGAACAACCCAGGTCTCATCTCCATCCTCACCACTGAATAACATCCTCAGAGTCAAAGGCCCGCTTGGTGGTGATGTAGTTGTCCATACTGCTCCATAACTCCGATCCAAGAGCTTGCACACAAAATTTTGAGTCTGCACatgataaaattatttatgtTCTTGGTAACAGATTCTGTGATTTGAATAACATTTATCATATATTAACTATTTTGGTTAAAATGGTGAAGagtcatgatttgaaaaatttttctcttttaataaaattatggggACCATGCATATATATTACTTGATTTCTATCATCTTCATTTCTTCTTTATGTTATATCAGTTGATTCTCTTTGCCGTCATCTATGACTAACCAGGTTTAACTGGCAGACCACcaccttttaaaatttttcacatggtagttgaaagaaaaatcaagTGGTTGAGAAAAGAAATCAAAGTTGAAGATTAGAaaggtattttttttttccttttttaatatttgagataGTGCATGTTACCTCACATAGCTGCACAGCAGTAATATCTCTCTTTCCTTGTTGATACCATATGACAAAAGCCAAATAGTGAGGGTGGTTGCTGTTCTCATCAATTTTGATTGTGATATTTTTGTTGGGATAGCTGCATGAAACACTGCATTAAGAGAAAAAGTTGAATTAGTGGaaagtaattaattaatgaacATTCAGTTTCTCATAACAAAGAAAGCAGAACATTTTTCTCTTTCTTAGTCAAACAAAGGGAAATGTTATTGAATAACAATTTCCGTGCTTTTGTTTTTAGATTGGTTTTCTCCCATTTTGATCATAGAAATTTTAAAAACGTTCAAAGCAGTTTCCAAAGAGCTTTTCGAAACAGAATTTAAATGATTGTGGTGTAATCCTATAATCTCACCGTCTATATTCAATATCAATTACTCCAAGGGCTAATAGTGAAGCAGCCGCATCTGAGTTTTGAGCCATACGACCAAAGGCTTGTTTGCTAAGAATAAAGTCTGTGTCATGGCTTGAGCCTTGGTCTGTTATAACAATAGTTACTCCTTTATCTGTGCAATAGTTGCTGCTGGTGCACCTCACCTGCTCATGTAAACATCATTATATCAAGACCAAAAACATCACTCAGGCTATTGTTTTTCCTAAAAAACACTGCTCCGAATTCATGATGCCTTGATTTGATACCTGATAGCAAGCACCACACCCAATACCACCACGGTAGAGATCAGATGCAGCTGACACATCCCCACCGTTTAATGTTGCCCCAAATGAACCAAATCCGCAAGCACCAGCTGCAATTCATAGAAAAAATGACTCTCACGAAAATGTATGCTTAATAATAAGTACATTACTATAGTAGCTCCTTGGTTTTTATTTTCTTACAATCTGTTCCTTGTTCATCAGAATTTGGATAATGAGCTGCTCGAGAATGAATGAAACAGTCTGTGCATGTTTCAGCTTCTGCAGCCATAGTCTGCATAATTAGCAGAGATGCCAACAGAAGCAGGAGGGGCCTGAAGGATGGAGCCATTATACGATATAAAGAGCAAAGGTGATGAAAGCAAAGAAGATGATATGGTAGTGCATGAAGAGAAAGAGGCTTGTAGTATTTATAGCAAAAAAAAAAGGCATCCAGCTAACCTTGCCTAGTTTGACAAGTTTGACATTctgttatattttattttgatttttgaccCAGTGGGATCCATTCAGGATTTTTCCAAGGTACATTCTGCTTAGACTTGGAATTAGTTGTTTTATTCCACTTTTTCTTGCCTTGTTGAAGTCTTTGGTGTTAACAAAAGTCTTTAACTAATCCAGATTTAGAGTGGAAAATTCTATTCATTTAATCAAATCCAAAGGTTCAACATTTTCAACTAATACCTATTTTTCTCTATCAATTTGCTCGTCTCCAATGTCCCATATCAATTATATGAGATTTTGATGGGGGTAGATAAGGTGCCGGATTATTAAAATTTAGCTTATATGGGCGAGTATAATTTCATGAGGTACTtataaaatttaggaaaaattattgtTTAGTCTTTGTGTTATGGCATAATTAGTACTTGGGTCCCTGCATTTTAGGGAATAGATGAAACTATCCCTAAGTTTTAATTCTGTCACACTTTTTTCCATCtgtttttctcaatttttatccTTAATGATAAATACTTTCGGCTATGAGTTTTTACCATTATAAACATTTTCATCCCTGAGTTTTTACTGTTATTAACATTTTTATCCCTCGTTGACTACCTTTTAGTCCCTTTACTACCGGTTAAATTGACGAAAATAGATAGAGGAACCAAATAATTAGTGGAATCAAATGTGAGGACTAAatcatgtattttttaaaatttgaggaCTAAATCATTATTTTGGCATAAGCaaggactaaatagtaatttatccTAAAATTTGAGCACAAGTTCTCTAGAGACTTGAAGATAGCTATCTGCAAgccaaattattaaaatttaagatttcaAGGGCGAGTTTTCCTGAGACACTTATCAATGTTTCAAAAGATGGTTTATTCTTCTTTCCTCTAATTTATTCTTCAGTTTCTATCAATGCTTTTATGAAAAGCATCTCCATGATAATGCACAGAATGTGGAAAATACCAACTAGCTATTGGACCATGATGTGTGAGTGATCAAGAGAAATTATTAGTTGCGCTTGCAAGTAGCTAGCTGAGCTAAATTTTGAATCCAAAGATTTGATTGAATCCAAAGATTTGATCTTTGAAACAAGTTGGGTTGAAAGAATAGTAATTGGAGGGATAGTTAGGTGCATTTGCACCAAAGGGCCCTTGTGTTAGGTGTCACTTGATTATGTTTCCGCTAGTTATGACCACATGACTTTAATTTGAAGATTTCTTTAGCTCTGGAAGGTGTAAAGGAAACGCCAATATCCTACACTAAATGAACAGAAGAATATTGGAGTTGCCAAGTTCTGATATTGTTCTACATGTTTCTTAATCTAAGGAATTGCCAAAGCTGACTGGATAAGTTGTTGACATGCTGGATCAGACGCGTAATAGCATACCGATGTAGACTTGGCACAAATTAGCAGCCCATTGAACCACATCAGCCATGACATGGAAACCATTTTAGGACTATGGACCCATTTCTTGCATATGTATTATCAGTTTCTTTGATGGGATTAAACCAAACCTCGCACTTTTTCAAAGGTTTAAAGGGCAGACAGCTGtgggtgtgtgtgtatatatatatgcaGTGTATTTCATGGAAATGTTGCAGACTAGTGTGCAGAGGGACCGCTGTTGATACATATTATAAGAAAGTGGAAGTCGACATTACAAATATTGATGCATATAAGCAGGCAAAGCCATAGCGGAGCTTTTAAGCTCTTCATTTGTTGCCATCCTTGGGCTATAAAGTTGTATTTATAACACTACTCTTGATCATGTCTTTATCTGCTAATCCAATAATATCTCAAAGCAATGGAAAAGAATCTCAAAAGGGTGCCAGATATCCCAataataattcattttttttctttttcactcCTTTTGAAATTATTCTATACtatttaaagaatttaatttaaataatattgttaaaaaattaaagatattgGAATAAAGTTtagagaaaataataataataataataattttagatTTTTCTTGGACACTTTGAGGTCTGTGATTTAATTTTTGACAAAATGATAGTCTTTGCTTTTTTCCATTAGCACTTTAAGGACAAATATTTTAAATAAGGACAAATATTTTAAACACCATTAATTTTGTTAATGTGGCAGTaagtgaaataaaataatattttttatgaaatatctTAGGTcccacaaataaaataaaaattaaaaataaaaattttaaataataatttttaatgaaaagaaaaagttattttattaactGTACACTGCATAACTATTGGTGTTAAACTGTGTGACGGAGCCAATTGTGTTAAACTATTTGTCCTTCAAAGTTCATAGTATCATTTtgtcaaaaattaaatcaaagagCCCAAATTATTATTGTGAAACATCATGATTTTGTTTCTTTTTAAACCTGATAAATATATATACacttcttcttatatatatatatatatatacttctccTTAAATTTTAGAATGAAAGAATTCATTTAAATTGTTGTTTGAATAATCAAAATGTAAAATATGTTAGGAATATATTTATGGTGGATATCTATTAGCATTCTTATCtctgaaactctttattttctcTTCACTTATTAAGTACTTCATTAATTATAAATCCTCCTCCTTGTTATGTATGCCTATGAATAGAGGCATTGCATATGATGTTTGATACACTTAAAAATCAATAAGAAATTCTAATTTCTCTCAATCTTCTTTCTTctattattctctttgttttgccTTATTTTATAACAAGTCATCAGTATGAGTCTCTAACCTCAACCATAAATATTTTTCATGTTCTCTTCTTTATGATTTCAAAAGTACTAAGACTAGGGGTGTGCAatcggtcggttcggttccgaaccaaACCGAACCAATAAAACCGAAAAccgaaaatcaaaaattttaaaaccgaaccgaaccgattgataaaagaaaatcgaaccgaatctaaCCGATAAatatcagttcggttcggttttaaaccgatcaaaccgaaatttataaaatttcatttttttaacattaaatctaaataataaaaacataaaaacagaaaaaattagaaatcaaaactaaaaaatcttaaggttcagttcgattttctttgatttcggttcggttcgattcggttcgattcaatttaattcgatttttttttatttcctatatatattaataatttcggttcggttcggtttttttgattttttttatgaaaataaccgaaccgaaccgattaaccgaaattatcaaaattataaatcgaaccgaaccgattaaattttaaaaccgaaccgattgagccGAATtaattggttcggttcggtttttcagtttaaaccgaaaactgcacacccctaacTAAGACTGAACAATTGAACAATTGGTGGTTTACAATAACCTAGCTATAAGGACATATtgttgtcaaaaaaaaaaaatactaagtgTATTCTGAGGtaattttgtcataataattGTTTTCTTATTTGTAATTCATATATTCTTTATGATAGTATGTCAAATTTGTGACCTTTGATATGACGGACAAGAATTATTTGTCATATTGGATGCTAAAATTCATTTAGAtgcaataatatttttttattatcatttctATAAAAGTTGAGCATCTTATAGTAAAAGATTAACTTGAACTCTAGAAAAGTTTGCAAGAAAAATATAACCACCCAAAAACGGTGATACTTCCAAAAAGCTCATTATGATTAAATGCATTTACacttaaaggattttaaaattGCAAGTGAATATAACTAAATAATATTTAGAATCAGCTTGCAATTAAAATTAGGTGGATAAAATATCACTGATAAAGACATGTTAGAGAAAGCATACTCTACTTTTCATGCCTCTAATATGCTCCTGCTGCAATAATACCAAGAAAAGAGATTTAAGAAATACTCTAAATTGACTTCATGTCTTCTTATGGCTAAGCAAAACAATGAGCTATTACTAAAAAATTATGAAACCGTTCATTTATTTCACGACTCAACTCTACAGGCCAAACCGGCATTAGGACTTAAACCAATATAAAGCCCCCGAAGCctatagtaagccttactgttcataAACCCATAACTAAACCCAACTCAAAACCCATCATAAAAGACAAAatgaaatattataattaaacttggTTAGCTCACTTCAAAAACCATAATACATGCATAATTAGTGGAGTCCAGCTCAACCCTAATTCTCAACATAAATAATCTATTTACtatcattaattaaaataatatacatATACACCAACATTATAATGGAGCTCTAagaattaaatgaataaatagGAAAATAAATAACACAATAAAATTTAGTAactaagtgtgacaccccttacccatctacagtatatccgagtaagatatgtcacacggtgtaccggaacactctattttatctcaatcatttttattcttccttaatttatttttattatagttttgaatataacttgtgaaatataactcatttaagtcatttattgaaattataatttatttgaggttccaaaaattttatagaaaatccggcagagtaccggctaaaaatggagaaaacagttcttcggaacctatgaaaaacactttcaataatcatttccaaacaatcccaactccatttcatcagcaaaatctcaatatgtttttcaacaacatttccatttctcaatcattcatctcatatgataatcatgtaaaagtcataaataaatattcactttttcattcacaaacacaatatctactatttacattaataccaaaatatattatataagtttcaattacatatgagaaaataaaagttaattacaaaatatcaaaataaaacctagtgtcctaccaatgcactgatgacggtgaggtgacacggacactgtgacaccccttacccgtgtatagtatacccgaataagtaatgccacacggtgtaccggcacactctaatatgccttaattaatttatatcatgcttttgaatataatttatgaaatataatttattcaagccatttatcaaaattattatttatttgaggttccgaaaattttatagaaaatccggcggagtaccggctaaaaatggagaaaacaattcttcggaacctgttaaaaacacttccaaataatttccaaacaatcccaacttcaattcatcaacagagtctcaatatcaaaatctcacattgttcagtttcagttctcaatcatcatttctcagggttctcatatataaacaaaaagtaaatactcaaattacttccatacataaccataaatctttattatttacatgaacctcaaaatacattacataaatcccaaatacatatgagaaaataaaaatttaattacaaaatgacaaaatgacatctagtgtcctaccaatgcactgcaggtgacgaggtgacacggacactgtgcagaactgcaggatggactcacccagtctgcggtctactgggctcacgatctgtatctccagaacctacgcgtggcaaaagcaacgcgctaagcaataatgcttagtggtgcaataataaaataacaagaaataacaaaaaataaatatgtattgcatgtgcatgttttgtttgtcttgtatttgtatatccattcatttatttcttttactttgcccattttcatttatttggttgcccaagtaacctacactagatgactggactggataaacgggtaaactggcactgggtatcaagtacctcgggccgtcacaccatcggtcacatatgcatctcccggtgtgcaacagaacagctaacaagctgtaaataatatcaggcacaaggccaaatctcaatacaaggtcagaatggctaaaaaccataaaatcacagaatggcatattgccatgtgcagtactgctaactgaaccctattggcatgccaaactatccaaaccaatcttgttaggtatactagggcatttgaaacttttaaattcttcaatttgtgaatttcaagtttttggtgtcactattcacctcattggtcaacaaaaatgttgacttttggatagaaaatatgtacattgactttggcactcccaatataccacatttggcattcaaaacttgttggcattaagcatttataccatttcaaagtttaaaccaagggaagcagaattttcagtttttgtaactcaactttactgttccattggacactgttgcagtgggaatttgaagaaatggcaaacatgaaagttgttccttattttgtctagttgaatttccttttttgaatcacttcatttggagttttgtaggtccAGATATgattcaaaaaccacagctggccggattgccaatctgcagaattgaccatatctacagtaacatgaacagtgactgtgagtgcatgtttgaataggttctggccataatttggggtaggttcctccatgaaagttgtttgtatatgtcttaacttgttgctgtaaaaatttcaggtcaattgaccatatctacagtgagttatggccaaatgaacagttactgttcatttggtcaattctgcaggtgctgttgcagggtatccggattggggccaagttttggtcctcttgctttggtcttttgggcatggtttcttcagcaaaaatgtgccattataagcctagtttcatgtccaattggccaaacaccaattggaccaacacagccaaagatatggctgtgcaagtggactaaaatttcagtcaccttgctgctgtctttaagcagcctacacattcactttgccatgcattatttcagtccaaattgtggtcaacttacctaaaatggtcactaattgaccattagagtgttctttaacaattacataagccaagtcaagttttctctcctaaaccctagctcaaattcatagtttttgtacaactaccctagttaactaactaaattaatatccttatgtttatatactttaaacttgatttgtagttcattccaagtcaatcaaaaacacccaattctattccttccctagggcagccgaaatccatggggtgcatatactcaaattctattcatttaagttacaaaatctcacttatttcaagtcaccttcatggattaaaagaggtttatatacaaatatgcactaaccttgaaagcggcagaatttccagccacccaaactcctttctttcttcctcttttggctgccaaaaggttgtttaaggtgtggggtaaaattttaatgaacagaggttagggttttgtggtgaaacaaggtaAGAATCAAGCTTTTTGGtagaacatcaatggagggaggagagGGAGAGATTTCGGCTTGTAAGAgggaagaggatggctgctgtatttttgattgttttggtccatttttggtctcttttattggttatttaattagttgtttaaaggtgattggtggtggctttttaatgacatcaccttatgtcataattaagcctttttctttattttcttttcttttcttcactactcatttccaatttcatttttagtaatgtttattcatattttatgtcatattaattatttacttaactggacaagtcggccaaaaatcacctctgaaggtgaaatgaccaaaatgccctccgtttggctcaacgggccaaaattgtctgtaccgattgaaaactttttctaggtattttcttggcattctaatgccataggaacctcattaatctttctctggagtcccaaaaattattttataattttttccccgggtctagggctcctagttgtgagaaccgcaacttccctccggttacccatcgcttgggcaccggctcgtttgacttggttgtattttatttctaaaatttttactaagtgtttcttattaatatttgagttaattatggtccctcacttaagtttaattaattttccggacgttctagctgtccggaccgacaccggtcaccggaatagtagaatgtacggagttgttaccgggagggtgttacagacactatgcagagctgtaggaggtctcacccagtctgttttctactaggctctcggccagtatctccagaacctacgcgtggcaaaagcaacgcgctaagcaataatgcttagtggtgccaataataaaataaaaagaaataacagaaaataaatatgcagtgaatgtattgatgtttcatttcaattaaattttcgatgagtaattgtagtcttacttattttgtacttgttatattcattatttcattaaatttatccactttcatttttggttgcccaagtaacctacactggacgactggactggataaacgggtaaactggcactgggtatcaagtacctcgggccgtcacaccatcagtcacatatgtgtctcccagtgtgcaacagatcagctaataagctgtaataacatcaggcacaaggccaagtctcaacacaatgtcagaatggctaaaagccatgaaatcacagaatggcataatgccatgtgcagtactactaactgaaccctattggcatgccaaacaatctaaaccaatcttgttaggtatactagggcatttgacacttttgaattttttaatttttgaatttcaagttttggtgttactattctcttcattagtcaacaaaa
The Hevea brasiliensis isolate MT/VB/25A 57/8 chromosome 18, ASM3005281v1, whole genome shotgun sequence genome window above contains:
- the LOC110668940 gene encoding expansin-like B1; protein product: MAPSFRPLLLLLASLLIMQTMAAEAETCTDCFIHSRAAHYPNSDEQGTDSGACGFGSFGATLNGGDVSAASDLYRGGIGCGACYQVRCTSSNYCTDKGVTIVITDQGSSHDTDFILSKQAFGRMAQNSDAAASLLALGVIDIEYRRVSCSYPNKNITIKIDENSNHPHYLAFVIWYQQGKRDITAVQLCETQNFVCKLLDRSYGAVWTTTSPPSGPLTLRMLFSGEDGDETWVVPVNNIPQDWKAGETYDTGVQVNG